The Acidobacteriota bacterium DNA segment ATGCGAACACGGTGACCAAGGAACAGTACGGCATGGCGTTCGCCGGCGATCCGAACTGGCTGGCGCCGCAGGTGATCATGCCCGGCCGATTGGGCAAGGTCGCTTTCCAGCTCGACTTCTGACTGCAGCCGGCGGCGAAACCGCGGCAGGCGGCGCGGGGAGCGGGGCCGAGGAGAGGGTTGTTCGACATGCGGCGCATCGACGTAGTGGTGCTGCTGGCCGTCGTGCTGGCGCTCCCTTGGCCCTTGCGGGGCGGGCGCCTTCTCGCTGTCGACAGGACGTCAGCGAGCCGGAGGTAGCGTCCAGGGCTCGTCGAAGGTCAGGCGCACGTTCTCGCGGGCGTTCACCTTGGCGCTGGCGTCGAGGCCGGCGTCTTTTTCGAGGGCCGCGCGGATTTGCTCGGGCGTGACGCGGTGCTCGGGGCCCAGGTTCAGTCCAAAGCGCTCGTTCAGCGCCTCGATGATACGCGAGAGCGCCTCCAGCTCCTCCGCAGCGCCGCCGGCGCGCGGCTTGCTCCCGGCAGGTTCAAGCGGCTCGCCGTGTCGTTCCAGCTTGATCCGGCCGCGGCTGGTCCGCTGGATGCGATGATCGTGCATCGACCGCATCCCGCGCCGGCAGTGGGCCGGGCGACGGTGCGCGACATCGTCGCCTTTCTCGAAGTGGCAGGAGTAAAGCCATGATGGAGTACAAGGGCTACGTAGCCGCCATCGAGTTCGACGACTCGGTGGACCGCCTTCACGGCCGGGTCGTCAACAGCGGCCCGTATCCCATCGCCACGTTCGAAGCGACCGACGTGGACGGGATTCGACTCGAGTTCCAGCGGTCCATCGACGAGTACCTCGCTTCGTGCAAGGAAGACGGGGTCGAACCAAGGAAGCCGTTCTCGGGCACGCTCAACCTGCGGCTTGGTCCCGACCTGCACCAACGGGCCGCCCTGTCCGCCAGCGCACGCGGCATGAGTTTGAACAGTTGGATCAAACTGGCGGTTGAGGAGAAGGCGTCGAGGTGACGGCGCGGACTCCGCATCGCGGGTTCGCAACTCGCCGCTTGCATGTGACAGTTCGGTGTCACAGCACCCTTCAGGGTGGAGCGGTCCACTTCGGCCGAGACGGAGAGGCGGTAAGGAGGCGTGGTGCCGGCGTTTTCCGGCCTACCCCGAGTACAAGGACTCTGGCGTCGATTGGCTTCCCGAGGTCCCCGCGCACTGGGAGATGAAGCCCATCTCCGCTGCCTCGCGCGGGCGGAAGAAGGTCTTCGCGCCGAGGCCTTGCGGACCTGAGCATAGCCCAGTGCGCACGAGTGGATCAAATTGACGGCACGTATACGCAGTTGCCGACATTTCATGCCAGCAAGGCTATGCCCGGAACAGGCGCCGCTGCAGCAGCGCCCGCATGTCACGACGTCCGTCCGCGATCACCATCACATAAACGCCGTCGTCCATCACGCGGTAGATGATCCGGTACGGCTTGAAGAAGACTTCCCGGTACTCCCGGACTCCCAGATCCAGCAGTTCCCTCGGGTAGCTGCCGCGCTCGGGGAACGCGGACAACGCCTGGAAGGCCTCTTCCATTCGGTCCAGCACACGTTCCGTTCTACTCGGCGCGTCTCGCCGGGAGACGTAGTCGAAGATCTCTTCCAGGTCACGGGCGGCGTCATCGGTCAGCCGGACCGTGACGGGCATCAGTCAGCCTGCCGGTTCCGAAGCCGAGCAATGACTTCCGCCGCCGGCTGCGCCCGACCGGCTTCGATCTGACGATTCCCCAGCGCGAGCATCTTGAGAAGAGCCATGCTCTCCTGCATCTGCTCATAGCTGTCGATGTCTTGCACGACGGCTTTGGCCTCGCCGTTCTGGGTCACGATCAAAGGCTCCGGCTGGTCCGCGAGCGTGCGGATGATCTCGGCCGCGTGGGCCTTCAGGTAGCTGATCGGTTTGATTCGGTCGGACAATGGCATGCTACGGCCTCCCGCAAGGACCAAATATAGTCCCTGAACAGGTCTTCCGGCAACGCCGCGGGGTCACCCCGTCATCTCGCGCGGCATGGCCACGATCTCCTTCTCCACCTGCTGGATGTCAGCCTCGATCTCCCAGCGGCCGGGGCGGGCGGTACTCGTAGAAGTAGCGGTTGAAGTTGATCTCGTAGCCGACGAATCCGACCTCGCGGTCCTGCGGATCCCGGCGCGTCGTGTCGATCCAGGCGTCGGGAACGTGCGGCTTCGCCTCGCGCGCGAAGAACGTCTCTACGGACTCTCGTAGAGGCACTTTCTCCGTGTCGCGCCGCTCCGGATCCGGCTCGGGGCGACCCTCTCGATCCCGGCAGATCTCCGCCTCGTCATTTTCTCGAAGTCGTAGCGCGACCTGTTGTAGAAGGCGAATCCGGAGGCGCGCCGGAGCTGCGGGTCGAGGTTGTCGATCTTGCCCGCGTACTTGCGGACGATCACGACCCGCTCGCGCGGGCTGGCACATCCCCCGCGCACGCGGGGCGACGCTCTCGATGTCCGTGGCGGCGACGTTTACGGCTGGCACATCCCCGCGCACGCGGGGCGACGGTGTTGCCCCGTTGCCGTGGTACGAAGACGAGACCGGTTCCTCCCCGCCCGGGCGGGGAAGAACCGTA contains these protein-coding regions:
- a CDS encoding type II toxin-antitoxin system HicB family antitoxin translates to MMEYKGYVAAIEFDDSVDRLHGRVVNSGPYPIATFEATDVDGIRLEFQRSIDEYLASCKEDGVEPRKPFSGTLNLRLGPDLHQRAALSASARGMSLNSWIKLAVEEKASR
- a CDS encoding type II toxin-antitoxin system RelE/ParE family toxin gives rise to the protein MPVTVRLTDDAARDLEEIFDYVSRRDAPSRTERVLDRMEEAFQALSAFPERGSYPRELLDLGVREYREVFFKPYRIIYRVMDDGVYVMVIADGRRDMRALLQRRLFRA
- a CDS encoding type II toxin-antitoxin system Phd/YefM family antitoxin gives rise to the protein MPLSDRIKPISYLKAHAAEIIRTLADQPEPLIVTQNGEAKAVVQDIDSYEQMQESMALLKMLALGNRQIEAGRAQPAAEVIARLRNRQAD